A window of Chryseobacterium sp. IHB B 17019 genomic DNA:
ACCCACCATGCATATTTCAGGGCAGGATTTGAAAGGATAAATCTCAGGAAAAACTGCGATGTTTTGGAATTACTTTCCACAAACCACAGTGTTTCCTTATCCTCAAGATACGAAAAAACATCCTGTGTATATTTTACATTTCCTGACTTTAATAAATAATAATTTGTAATGAAAAGCGGCTCACAATGAACATAAATATTTCCTTTTCCAAACTTTATCTTAATAAAATTCGCCTGGTCGGTATTATTTTTTTCTACGGTTTTTCCTAATACTTCAACATTGGGTTTAATGAACGTAAAGCCCCTTCCGGACGGGAATTTGTCAAGCTTAATAAAGTCGTTCTGATATTTTGTATCTGTTAATTTCAACACATTTTCGTCTTCAAAAGAAATCTTTGAGTCGTAATATCCTATACTATCGGAAATATCCCTTGGAATTTCGCTTACGATAAGCATAGCATCCGAACCGGTGGAAACTGCATTTAAGATTTTATTCCACGACTGCCTATCGATTTCACTTTCAATAATTAAAATATTGTGCGATTCTTTTTTGTTCTGATTGTAGTAATCATAAGGTGTCTGATCTATTTTTTTAACCTTATTTTTAAAAAGATTTTTTATTTCATGATCAAAAACAAATAACCCGAAAGGCGATTTCTGATTGAGATCAAAATTTTTTCGCCAGTCTGTGCTTTCCGTTTTATTTACTTCAAACAACGCAATAATAATCATCACAACGATGAAAATCACAGCATATATTTTGAAAGTTTTGTTCATGATAAATTTTACGGTTTAAAGGATTGATACTGATTCTTAAATTTCAGGTAGTTTTCTTCATCAATAGCGAATTCACCATACCAGACATAATCGAAGATATAAGAAAGGTTGTAGAACTCATCCTTCAAATGTGGAGCTTTTAGTTCTGAAACATAATCTTTATTTGTTTTTTCCGGATTCCAGACAATTAGTTTTTTATCACTTAACTTTTTTAGAGTAAATAAAAACTGGTAACGAACGGCAGACCTGAAATCACCTGATTTTTCAAATTTCAAAATACTTTCCGGAAAATTGATCTCATGAATATCTTCGTGCAATTCTTCATCTTTGATGTCAACTTTCCTGTTTTTCTTTCCAAACAAGAAATTTCCGTTTTTCCCCAGCAAAAATTTAATAATAAAATACAACAGGAACCCGACAAGAACAATAGCAAAAAAACGAAGCAGAACCCCTGCAAAATTCCCTGATTTTGTAAAAATGGTCTCTCCGAAAATGCTCTGTAAAATCCTCTCAATTTTTTGCATCAGCTTTTCAAAAAAAGACATTCTTGGTTTTACGGTGGTGTAATCGAAGTCTTTTCCTTTATATCTTGAGGGAATATTTTCCTTGAATTTCTTAGGATAAACAGTGTTTTCCGTAACGGGACTTTTCGCTAAAATAGAATCTGCACGGTACATATTTTTGTAGTGTCCCGTATCCAGAGAATCTACATACACTTCCTCGATCGGCGGTGGCGGATCGTCTTCTGTCTGAGCGTAGGCAAATTCAACAGAGAAAAAAATCAGTAAAAAAAGAAGAATTTTATTCATTAATACCAATGGTTTCTATTTCTTCCAATTCTACTTTCTGGTGGAGATCCGTCCGGCTGTCATAATACATCAACCCGGAATTGACATACATTACGTTCATCAAAAAAGACGAAACCAATGTAGAAACCCCATAAAGAAAAAATATAAGCATTCCGAAGCTGCCTCCGAGCGGATTTTTTTCAAATTCGGCGTTGGATGTCGTTGTAGTAAGGGTTACAAAATACAAAATCATCGGAATTGATGAAAAGATCGCGGTGATAATATAAAAAAGGATGCCCATGATAAGAGTTGATCCCCAATATTTCCAGTAAGGAGAGCCTTCTCTTCCGTTTGTATAGGAAAATTGTGACCGCACTGCATAGCTTAGGCTTTCAAAAAAGCCTCTTTCTGAATTAAAATAATCATAGCAAAGAAAAAGGATGATGTTGAACAAAGTAGGCCCTACAAACAGCATCAAAACAATCCCGATAAAAATAATAATCAGAAAATATGAAAATCCAAAAAGGATTGTTGCAGCGGGCATTACAAGGAAAGTCAGCCCCAAGTAGGTAAGAAAAACTTTTTTTCCGTTTGCTTTAAAATCGCTTAAAAGATCATCCGTTTTTATATCCTTATGTCCTTCTGCGACTCTTTTCATATAGAAAACCGGGAAAAGGAAATTAATGGTCATTAAAGCTGTTGAAATAATGAACAATAAAACACCCAACAGAATAAACAGCCCTAAGTTATCGGTAAGCATCTGCTCAAAATAGTAGCTTTGCCCGCCAATATTCGAGCCTAACAATACTCCGAAAAACTCTCTGAATCCTAAGATTATTAAAACAACCATTAAGATTAGCAATAATCCGTTCAGGAGAATAAA
This region includes:
- a CDS encoding DUF4013 domain-containing protein; this translates as MMQFYKKRDFGTFISDSFAFFKLHGKNYFKNFILLNGLLLILMVVLIILGFREFFGVLLGSNIGGQSYYFEQMLTDNLGLFILLGVLLFIISTALMTINFLFPVFYMKRVAEGHKDIKTDDLLSDFKANGKKVFLTYLGLTFLVMPAATILFGFSYFLIIIFIGIVLMLFVGPTLFNIILFLCYDYFNSERGFFESLSYAVRSQFSYTNGREGSPYWKYWGSTLIMGILFYIITAIFSSIPMILYFVTLTTTTSNAEFEKNPLGGSFGMLIFFLYGVSTLVSSFLMNVMYVNSGLMYYDSRTDLHQKVELEEIETIGINE